A genome region from Geminicoccus roseus DSM 18922 includes the following:
- a CDS encoding S1 family peptidase, producing MSQDGAPSPQASATRRRPRGVLVACILAALVLGSFLIPGVLLYPGPRLSPEERVLIALQKEANQALAHQVGQMRQDLSGEVCVADSRLLRPGPGGAAVPASDAEAQALLPPPVERIAAPPANGKGTKPSAPERSLADLLDEATVLVIARKATGTGFGTGFFVAPGLIATNLHVVGDPPAPEVWVTSKALDRVTRARLVARSERIEVGAPDFALLQIDDDEAIPPLSLASPAERLQNVIASGFPALVMDTDAGFRRLRQGELDAVPEMAVSQGIVTARQSPSGTPLILHTAAVSGGNSGGPLVDQCGRVVGMNTFIRTEKDQAARMNYALATDALATFLASAGVQVTVASDVCRPNRLGASP from the coding sequence ATGAGCCAGGACGGGGCGCCGTCGCCGCAAGCATCGGCCACCAGGCGACGGCCGCGCGGGGTGTTGGTCGCGTGCATCCTCGCCGCTTTGGTGCTGGGCTCGTTCCTGATCCCGGGCGTGCTCCTCTATCCCGGGCCGCGCCTGTCGCCGGAGGAGCGGGTCCTGATCGCCCTGCAGAAGGAGGCCAACCAGGCGCTGGCGCATCAGGTCGGCCAGATGCGCCAGGACCTTTCCGGCGAGGTCTGCGTGGCCGACTCCCGCCTGCTGCGGCCAGGGCCAGGCGGGGCGGCGGTGCCGGCCTCCGATGCCGAAGCCCAGGCCCTGCTGCCGCCTCCGGTCGAGCGGATCGCGGCGCCGCCCGCCAACGGCAAGGGCACCAAGCCATCCGCTCCGGAACGCTCGCTGGCCGACCTCCTGGACGAGGCGACCGTGCTGGTGATCGCGCGCAAGGCGACCGGCACCGGCTTCGGGACCGGGTTCTTCGTGGCGCCCGGCCTGATCGCCACCAACCTGCACGTGGTCGGCGACCCGCCCGCCCCGGAGGTCTGGGTGACCAGCAAGGCGCTGGACCGGGTGACCCGCGCGCGGCTGGTGGCGCGCTCGGAGCGGATCGAGGTGGGCGCCCCCGATTTCGCGCTGCTGCAGATCGACGACGACGAGGCGATCCCGCCGCTCAGTCTGGCCTCGCCGGCCGAGCGGCTGCAGAACGTGATCGCCTCGGGCTTCCCCGCCCTGGTGATGGACACCGATGCCGGCTTCCGCCGGCTGCGCCAGGGCGAGCTGGACGCCGTCCCGGAGATGGCGGTGAGCCAGGGGATCGTCACTGCCCGGCAGTCGCCGTCCGGCACGCCCTTGATCCTGCACACCGCCGCGGTGTCGGGGGGCAACAGCGGCGGGCCGCTGGTCGATCAGTGCGGGCGGGTGGTCGGCATGAACACCTTCATCCGCACCGAGAAGGACCAGGCGGCGCGGATGAACTACGCGCTGGCGACCGACGCCCTGGCGACCTTCCTGGCCAGCGCCGGGGTCCAGGTGACCGTGGCCTCCGACGTCTGCCGGCCGAACCGGCTGGGGGCGTCGCCATGA